From one Catellatospora sp. IY07-71 genomic stretch:
- a CDS encoding alpha-ketoacid dehydrogenase subunit beta: protein MARLSYLKALQRALADEMARDERVCVLGEDIGVGVNNVTTGLLAKHGPQRVVDTPLSEQAFTSFATGAALAGLRPVIEFQIPSLLFLVFEQIANQAHKFSLMTGGQAKVPVTYFVPGSGSRSGWAGQHSDHPYGLFAHVGVKTVVPATPEDAYGLFLTAIRDDDPVVLFAPAGSLGVRADVDMDALGPVPLGVGRVHREGADVTVVAVGHLVQAALDVAEQLSDQISVEVFDPRTLYPFDWAGLAASVNKTGRLVVVDDSNRMCGIGAEILAVAAEEMRLAVPPRRVTRPDGAVLPFARELDLAVQPQRDQLLTAVQEVYKSSR from the coding sequence ATGGCGCGGCTGTCCTACCTGAAGGCCCTGCAGCGGGCGCTGGCCGACGAGATGGCCCGGGACGAGCGCGTGTGCGTGCTCGGCGAGGACATCGGGGTGGGTGTCAACAACGTCACGACCGGCCTGCTGGCCAAGCACGGCCCGCAGCGGGTGGTCGACACGCCCCTGTCCGAGCAGGCGTTCACCAGCTTCGCCACCGGGGCGGCGCTGGCCGGGCTGCGCCCGGTCATCGAGTTCCAGATCCCGTCGCTGCTGTTCCTGGTGTTCGAGCAGATCGCCAACCAGGCGCACAAGTTCTCGCTGATGACCGGCGGGCAGGCGAAGGTGCCGGTGACGTACTTCGTGCCCGGCTCGGGTTCGCGCAGCGGCTGGGCGGGGCAGCACTCCGACCACCCGTACGGGCTGTTCGCGCACGTCGGGGTGAAGACGGTGGTGCCGGCCACGCCCGAGGACGCGTACGGGCTGTTCCTGACCGCGATCCGTGACGACGACCCGGTGGTGCTGTTCGCCCCGGCCGGTTCGCTGGGGGTACGCGCCGACGTCGACATGGACGCGCTCGGCCCGGTGCCGCTGGGCGTCGGCCGGGTGCACCGGGAGGGCGCCGACGTGACCGTGGTCGCGGTCGGGCACCTGGTGCAGGCGGCGCTGGACGTCGCCGAGCAGCTGTCCGACCAGATCTCGGTCGAGGTGTTCGACCCGCGCACGCTCTACCCGTTCGACTGGGCCGGGCTGGCGGCGTCGGTGAACAAGACCGGGCGGCTGGTCGTCGTCGACGACTCGAACCGCATGTGCGGCATCGGCGCGGAGATCCTGGCCGTCGCGGCGGAGGAGATGCGGCTGGCGGTGCCGCCCAGGCGGGTGACCCGGCCGGACGGGGCGGTGCTGCCGTTCGCCCGCGAGCTGGACCTGGCCGTGCAGCCGCAGCGCGACCAGCTGCTCACCGCGGTGCAGGAGGTCTACAAGTCCAGCCGCTGA
- a CDS encoding MFS transporter encodes MTVHAAPALGDPTAEPSGTPVRLPVSAAESVSVLATRMSFVVVPWLLLAADAGLRTVGVVAAAQLVAYLLASPLGVALADGRRPVRVGVAADLLSAVALAGVAYFALPDSPVTGWPGLAGTAGLAALAAALRSVSDRAKDAVRRDADPEEARAPRSGLARALQVIALLALGAGAGVLAVRFGPAGVLWLDAVLCALAAALLVQAVTERPRPAGAAAAPEVLSGEVLPAKPGADAEAAAGEEAAAGSGDEPDPAGPADSLNGSGGEQATARIRTGGNAVHAAIPAQATGSPSANGSHPAGAEQAEGRARGEAALPIARTRAKDLRRGAMAELRADGLIRRLAAVLFLTNLLVQAGAVLLVPAWMTHVLREPDLLGLVGGAFVLGAVTGGVVLAGLTREPYRWVVAALAFLAGGGTAAVLGGLPPLLLLIVVVAFVCGATLSSVTPALGTLLAQRVPAPVRSRVGGFAASVAYLGLPLGTAAAAWALPVLELRWALAAAAGAYLVALLVPVFAYRTWRQLSAGAPAVLTGAARLPARLSVTLAYANGQWLVEVRKGRALLGTRHLVKTAEAMSMLASLDVPGVRSSVEEALAVDQTEAARQAERMRGELAELEAKLAGLSEMAELSDLRLPGQPGPPQPEQVEHVEKAEKAAKHG; translated from the coding sequence ATGACGGTCCACGCGGCGCCGGCGCTCGGCGATCCCACGGCCGAGCCGTCCGGCACCCCGGTCCGGCTGCCGGTGTCGGCCGCCGAGTCGGTGTCGGTGCTGGCCACCCGGATGTCGTTCGTGGTCGTGCCGTGGCTGCTGCTGGCCGCCGACGCGGGCCTGCGTACGGTCGGCGTGGTCGCGGCGGCGCAGCTGGTGGCATACCTGCTGGCGAGTCCGCTGGGCGTCGCGCTGGCGGACGGGCGCCGCCCGGTCCGGGTGGGCGTCGCTGCCGACCTGCTCAGCGCCGTGGCACTGGCGGGCGTGGCGTACTTCGCGCTGCCGGACTCGCCGGTGACCGGCTGGCCGGGCCTGGCGGGCACCGCAGGGCTGGCCGCGCTGGCCGCCGCGCTGCGGTCGGTGAGCGACCGGGCCAAGGACGCGGTACGCCGGGACGCCGACCCCGAAGAGGCCCGCGCGCCGCGTTCGGGGCTGGCGCGCGCGTTGCAGGTGATCGCGCTGCTGGCGCTGGGCGCCGGGGCGGGCGTGCTGGCGGTGCGGTTCGGCCCGGCCGGGGTGCTGTGGCTGGACGCGGTGCTCTGCGCGCTGGCCGCGGCCCTGCTGGTGCAGGCCGTCACCGAGCGTCCGCGCCCGGCCGGTGCCGCCGCCGCGCCCGAGGTGCTCAGCGGCGAGGTGCTGCCCGCGAAGCCCGGCGCGGACGCGGAGGCCGCCGCGGGCGAGGAGGCGGCGGCGGGATCCGGCGACGAGCCCGACCCGGCCGGCCCGGCTGATTCCCTGAACGGCTCCGGTGGCGAGCAAGCCACGGCGCGCATCCGCACCGGCGGGAACGCGGTCCATGCGGCGATTCCGGCGCAGGCGACGGGCAGCCCGTCCGCCAACGGCAGCCACCCGGCCGGAGCGGAGCAGGCCGAGGGCAGGGCGCGGGGCGAGGCGGCGCTGCCGATCGCGCGGACCCGCGCGAAGGACCTGCGCCGGGGGGCCATGGCCGAGCTGCGCGCGGACGGGCTCATCCGGCGGCTCGCCGCGGTGCTGTTCCTGACCAACCTGCTCGTGCAGGCCGGGGCGGTGCTGCTGGTGCCGGCCTGGATGACGCACGTGCTGCGCGAGCCGGACCTGCTCGGCCTGGTCGGCGGGGCGTTCGTGCTCGGCGCGGTCACCGGCGGGGTGGTGCTCGCCGGGCTGACCCGCGAGCCGTATCGCTGGGTGGTGGCGGCGCTGGCGTTCCTGGCGGGCGGCGGCACGGCCGCGGTGCTGGGCGGGCTGCCGCCGCTGCTACTGCTGATCGTGGTGGTGGCGTTCGTGTGCGGGGCGACCCTGTCGTCGGTGACGCCCGCGCTGGGCACGCTGCTCGCGCAGCGGGTGCCCGCGCCGGTGCGCAGCCGGGTCGGCGGCTTCGCCGCGTCGGTGGCGTACCTCGGCCTGCCGCTGGGCACCGCCGCCGCGGCCTGGGCGCTGCCCGTGCTGGAGCTGCGCTGGGCGCTGGCCGCCGCGGCGGGGGCGTACCTGGTGGCGCTGCTGGTGCCGGTGTTCGCGTACCGGACCTGGCGGCAGCTGAGCGCGGGCGCGCCCGCGGTGCTGACCGGCGCGGCGCGGCTGCCCGCCCGGCTGTCGGTCACCCTGGCCTACGCCAACGGCCAGTGGCTGGTCGAGGTGCGCAAGGGCCGGGCCCTGCTCGGCACCCGGCACCTGGTGAAGACCGCCGAGGCGATGAGCATGCTCGCCTCCCTGGACGTGCCCGGCGTGCGCAGCAGCGTCGAGGAGGCGCTCGCCGTCGACCAGACCGAGGCGGCGCGCCAGGCCGAGCGGATGCGCGGCGAGCTGGCCGAGCTGGAGGCGAAGCTGGCCGGGCTGTCCGAGATGGCCGAGCTGAGCGACTTGCGGCTGCCCGGCCAGCCGGGGCCGCCGCAGCCCGAGCAGGTCGAGCACGTCGAGAAGGCCGAGAAGGCTGCGAAGCATGGCTGA
- the hppD gene encoding 4-hydroxyphenylpyruvate dioxygenase gives MNILGIDHLEFYVGDARQTAYYLCTAFGFRVCGQGGPQTGLTGQRSLLLQHGDIRIVLTSGLVPEHPATQYVGRHGDGVAIIAFQTDDAAGLYESVVSRGAAALAGPQVHENADGRVVTASVSGFGDVTHRLVERHGNPWEFLPGTFEMTLPEQSFDADLLRVIDHCAICVPAGELGATSRYYQDVFGFAEIFEEYIEVGGQGMDSKVVQSQSRQVTFTLIEPDLSRKPGQIDDFLSWHAGAGVQHVAFRTDDIVTAVRTFAEKGVGFLSTPQAYFDALEQRLGSVDLPIAELRSLGVLVDTDHYGQLYQIFTQSMHVRRTLFLELIERHGALTFGSSNIKALYEAKERELARPADAAAEAAPRPAGLAAA, from the coding sequence ATGAACATTCTCGGCATCGACCACCTGGAGTTCTACGTCGGTGACGCCCGGCAGACGGCCTACTATCTGTGCACCGCGTTCGGCTTCCGGGTCTGCGGGCAGGGTGGTCCGCAGACCGGTCTGACCGGGCAGCGCTCACTGCTGCTGCAGCACGGCGACATCCGCATCGTGCTGACCTCCGGCCTGGTGCCGGAGCATCCGGCGACGCAGTATGTCGGCCGGCACGGCGACGGCGTGGCGATCATCGCGTTCCAGACCGACGACGCGGCCGGGCTCTACGAATCGGTGGTGTCCCGCGGGGCTGCCGCGCTGGCCGGGCCGCAGGTGCACGAGAACGCCGACGGGCGGGTCGTCACCGCGAGCGTGTCCGGCTTCGGCGACGTCACCCACCGCCTGGTGGAGCGGCACGGCAACCCGTGGGAGTTCCTCCCCGGGACGTTCGAGATGACCCTGCCGGAGCAGTCGTTCGACGCCGACCTGCTGCGGGTCATCGACCACTGCGCGATCTGCGTGCCCGCCGGGGAGCTGGGCGCCACCTCGCGCTACTACCAGGACGTCTTCGGCTTCGCGGAGATCTTCGAGGAGTACATCGAGGTCGGCGGCCAGGGCATGGACTCCAAGGTGGTGCAGAGCCAGTCCCGGCAGGTGACGTTCACCCTGATCGAGCCGGACCTGTCGCGTAAGCCGGGCCAGATCGACGACTTCCTCTCCTGGCACGCCGGCGCCGGGGTGCAGCACGTGGCGTTCCGCACCGACGACATCGTCACCGCCGTGCGCACCTTCGCCGAGAAGGGAGTGGGCTTCCTGAGCACGCCGCAGGCCTACTTCGACGCGCTGGAGCAGCGGCTGGGCAGCGTCGACCTGCCCATCGCCGAGCTGCGCAGCCTCGGCGTGCTGGTCGACACCGACCACTACGGCCAGCTGTACCAGATCTTCACGCAGTCCATGCACGTGCGCCGGACGCTGTTCCTGGAGCTGATCGAGCGGCACGGCGCGCTGACCTTCGGCAGCAGCAACATCAAGGCGCTGTACGAGGCCAAGGAGCGTGAGCTGGCCCGGCCCGCCGACGCGGCCGCCGAAGCCGCCCCCCGGCCCGCCGGCCTGGCCGCCGCCTGA
- a CDS encoding DUF3050 domain-containing protein, with product MSRYDWGQTHPGITRLEDAVSDARTAVITHPIYAALDSHQAIVTFMEHHVFAVWDFMSLLKSLQRSLTSVSVPWIPSGPTGSRRLINDIVLVEESDELQGGFISHFELYVKGMDEAGADTTVINTFIDLLRTGSTVESALVEAKVNPVSAEFVRTTFRFIDTLPVHCQAASFAFGREDLIPDMFQQVIKVNQEGGKLDTFVDYLARHIEVDGEEHTPMAMQMVTDLCGDADERWAEAAQTVNAALAARQRLWTGIHDAIKAC from the coding sequence ATGTCGCGATACGACTGGGGCCAGACTCACCCGGGCATCACCAGGCTTGAGGACGCCGTCAGCGACGCCCGCACCGCCGTCATCACCCACCCGATCTACGCCGCGCTGGACAGCCACCAGGCCATCGTCACGTTCATGGAGCACCACGTCTTCGCGGTGTGGGACTTCATGTCGCTGCTCAAGTCGCTGCAGCGCAGCCTGACCAGCGTCAGCGTGCCATGGATCCCGAGCGGCCCGACCGGCAGCCGCCGCCTGATCAACGACATCGTGCTGGTCGAGGAGAGCGACGAGCTGCAGGGCGGCTTCATCAGCCACTTCGAGCTGTACGTCAAGGGCATGGACGAGGCCGGCGCAGACACCACGGTGATCAACACCTTCATCGACCTGCTCCGGACCGGCAGCACCGTCGAGTCGGCGCTGGTCGAGGCCAAGGTCAACCCGGTCTCGGCGGAGTTCGTGCGGACCACGTTCCGTTTCATCGACACGCTGCCGGTGCACTGCCAGGCCGCCTCGTTCGCGTTCGGCCGCGAGGACCTGATCCCGGACATGTTCCAGCAGGTCATCAAGGTGAACCAGGAGGGCGGCAAGCTCGACACGTTCGTGGACTACCTGGCCCGGCACATCGAGGTCGACGGCGAGGAGCACACCCCGATGGCCATGCAGATGGTCACCGACCTGTGCGGCGACGCCGACGAGCGGTGGGCGGAGGCGGCGCAGACGGTGAACGCGGCGCTGGCCGCCCGGCAGCGGCTGTGGACGGGCATCCACGACGCGATCAAGGCGTGCTGA
- a CDS encoding SGNH/GDSL hydrolase family protein has translation MADGYAVTLEAADPWCLRPGEAAALLAGHPWRRFAVVGDSVAAGLGDPVPGYVELSWCDRIRTELAGVRPELVYLNLGVRDLRAAEIRAGQLGPALRFAPDLVLVAAGGNDALRRSYDPDAVDRELAAMITELRRAGAEVITVGMFNVSYAPSFPDPVKHLVRERMDTLAVRTAALAARLGAIHVDCSGHPAERDPGSYSADGIHGNLRSHSICAALTIRRLGAHLGNTFA, from the coding sequence ATGGCTGACGGCTATGCCGTGACGCTGGAGGCGGCCGATCCGTGGTGCCTGCGGCCGGGGGAGGCGGCCGCACTGCTGGCCGGGCATCCGTGGCGGCGGTTCGCGGTCGTGGGCGACAGTGTCGCCGCCGGGCTCGGCGATCCGGTGCCCGGCTACGTCGAGCTGTCCTGGTGCGACCGCATCCGGACCGAGCTGGCGGGGGTGCGCCCGGAGCTGGTCTACCTCAACCTCGGGGTGCGGGACCTGCGTGCCGCCGAGATCCGGGCGGGCCAGCTCGGCCCGGCGCTGCGCTTCGCGCCGGACCTGGTGCTGGTCGCGGCGGGCGGCAACGACGCGCTGCGCCGGTCGTACGATCCGGACGCGGTGGACCGGGAGCTCGCCGCGATGATCACCGAGCTGCGCCGGGCGGGCGCTGAGGTGATCACGGTGGGCATGTTCAACGTGTCCTACGCGCCGTCCTTTCCCGATCCGGTGAAGCACCTGGTGCGCGAGCGGATGGACACGCTGGCGGTGCGCACGGCGGCGCTGGCGGCGCGGCTGGGCGCGATCCACGTGGACTGCTCCGGCCATCCGGCCGAGCGTGATCCGGGCAGCTACAGCGCCGACGGCATCCACGGCAACCTGCGCAGCCACAGCATCTGCGCCGCGCTGACCATCCGCCGCCTCGGTGCCCACCTGGGCAACACCTTCGCCTGA
- a CDS encoding phytanoyl-CoA dioxygenase family protein, whose protein sequence is MAEQFNLTDEERELLPSDEDVAFYAAHGWYLTKKLFSDAEVDELVDASERFYAGERSRSLPLRPRRLAYWEPSHGAVQRHNDYVHYEHDGLAKLLRKPLIGAVAARLAQADEIRIFQSTLIYKPPRPEEPTNVVPWHFDRHYWASSTSERMLTAFIPFHDCDEEMGTITMVDGSHLWRETGNNDTTAKHFAERDKEDLEVLLARNAEFNGQTVRKVPMIIPKGHMSFHHCRTYHGSGANRSDRPRRAISLHLQDGENTYRPYALSDGTVVGYNHDELVRKTPDGRPDYADPDYCPVLWTSASR, encoded by the coding sequence ATGGCTGAGCAGTTCAATCTGACCGACGAGGAGCGCGAGCTGCTCCCGTCCGACGAGGACGTCGCGTTCTACGCCGCGCACGGCTGGTACCTGACGAAGAAGCTGTTCAGCGATGCCGAGGTCGACGAGCTGGTCGACGCGAGCGAGCGCTTCTACGCCGGGGAGCGCAGCCGCTCGCTGCCGCTGCGCCCGCGCCGCCTGGCCTACTGGGAGCCCTCGCACGGGGCGGTGCAGCGGCACAACGACTACGTGCACTACGAGCACGACGGCCTCGCCAAGCTGCTGCGCAAGCCGCTGATCGGCGCGGTCGCGGCGCGGCTGGCGCAGGCCGACGAGATCCGCATCTTCCAGTCCACGCTGATCTACAAGCCGCCGCGCCCGGAGGAGCCGACCAACGTGGTGCCGTGGCACTTCGACCGGCACTACTGGGCGTCGTCGACCTCCGAGCGCATGCTCACCGCGTTCATCCCCTTCCACGACTGCGATGAGGAGATGGGCACCATCACCATGGTCGACGGCAGCCACCTGTGGCGGGAGACCGGCAACAACGACACCACCGCCAAGCACTTCGCCGAGCGGGACAAGGAGGACCTGGAGGTCCTGCTGGCCCGCAACGCGGAGTTCAACGGCCAGACGGTGCGCAAGGTGCCGATGATCATCCCCAAGGGGCACATGAGCTTCCACCACTGCCGGACCTACCACGGCAGCGGCGCCAACCGCAGCGACCGCCCGCGCCGCGCGATCTCCCTGCACCTGCAGGACGGCGAGAACACCTACCGGCCGTACGCGCTCAGCGACGGCACCGTCGTCGGCTACAACCACGACGAGCTGGTGCGCAAGACCCCCGACGGCCGTCCGGACTACGCCGACCCGGACTACTGCCCCGTCCTCTGGACCTCAGCCAGCCGCTGA
- a CDS encoding methyltransferase, with the protein MNESLARRKLLGILSGTWVAQGVYALVKLGVPDLMAAGPVHVGQLAHDCGADAAALRRLLRALALMGLFTEPEPDTFGLTATTELLRADVPGSVRLNALMQGDEVFRSFAEIVHTVRTGRPAFEAVYGRPFYDYLDDNPTAAAVFNESMGDQRPPDGLAGCDLTWADTVVDVGGGNGSLLIDVLTRHPALRGVLLELPDAAEAARLRLAEAGLAERSACVAGSFFDGVPAGGDAYVLARVLHNWNDDNALAILRQVHAVVPPHGRVIVLEELLPETVPAAGRSAAGLVDLLMLVTLEGRDRTEQEYRELLGKAGFEVVGARPGVLEARAA; encoded by the coding sequence ATGAACGAATCCCTCGCCCGCCGCAAACTGCTCGGCATCCTCTCCGGCACGTGGGTCGCCCAGGGGGTGTACGCGCTGGTGAAGCTGGGCGTGCCGGACCTCATGGCAGCCGGCCCGGTGCACGTCGGGCAGCTCGCCCACGACTGCGGGGCCGACGCCGCCGCGCTGCGCCGGCTGCTGCGCGCGCTGGCCCTCATGGGCCTGTTCACCGAGCCGGAGCCGGACACGTTCGGCCTCACCGCCACCACCGAGCTGCTACGCGCCGATGTGCCGGGCTCGGTGCGGCTCAACGCGTTGATGCAGGGCGACGAGGTGTTCCGCTCGTTCGCCGAGATCGTGCATACGGTGCGTACCGGCCGCCCCGCGTTCGAGGCGGTGTACGGCCGCCCGTTCTACGACTACCTCGACGACAACCCCACCGCGGCGGCGGTGTTCAACGAGTCCATGGGCGACCAGCGCCCGCCGGACGGGCTGGCCGGATGTGACCTGACCTGGGCGGACACCGTGGTGGACGTCGGCGGCGGCAATGGCAGCCTGCTCATCGACGTGCTGACGCGCCACCCGGCGCTGCGCGGGGTGCTGCTGGAGCTGCCCGACGCGGCCGAGGCGGCGCGCCTGCGGCTGGCCGAGGCGGGCCTGGCCGAGCGCTCGGCCTGCGTGGCGGGCAGCTTCTTCGACGGGGTGCCCGCGGGCGGCGACGCGTACGTGCTGGCCCGGGTGCTGCACAACTGGAACGACGACAATGCGTTGGCGATCCTGCGGCAGGTGCACGCGGTCGTGCCGCCGCATGGGCGGGTAATCGTGCTGGAGGAGCTGCTGCCGGAGACCGTCCCGGCGGCGGGCCGCTCCGCGGCCGGTCTGGTCGACCTGCTGATGCTGGTCACCTTGGAGGGCCGCGACCGCACCGAGCAGGAATACCGCGAGTTGCTGGGCAAGGCCGGGTTCGAGGTCGTCGGGGCTCGGCCCGGCGTGCTGGAGGCGCGGGCGGCGTGA
- a CDS encoding S1 family peptidase, translating into MTNSRSPLLRATVRAAAATLLGAALIVPATAQAAPVGGTGPALSPAAAETLAAELGSPGAYLDDSGRMVVTVTDTAAAAQVRAKGGVAKLVTRSAAQLNAATAELARLARIPGTAWSTDPITNQVVVTADDTVTGAKLAKLKAVTDRLGDAVRVEKVAGTLSPTIAGGEAIYGGGSRCSLGFNVRNSAGQQFFLTAGHCTNLAASWYASPNNQNFLGTRVGSSFPGNDYGIVRYDSSIARPGSVYLYNGSYQDITSAATPAINQLVYRSGSTTGVRSGRVLGLNATVNYAQGSVSGLIRTSVCAQGGDSGGSLYAGTVAYGLTSGGSGNCTTGGQTYFQPVVEPLSVYGVSVY; encoded by the coding sequence GTGACCAACTCCAGGTCTCCGCTGCTCCGCGCCACGGTGCGCGCCGCCGCGGCCACCCTGCTGGGCGCCGCCCTGATCGTGCCGGCGACCGCGCAGGCCGCCCCGGTCGGCGGCACCGGCCCCGCGCTGAGCCCCGCCGCGGCCGAGACGCTCGCCGCCGAGCTGGGCTCGCCCGGCGCGTACCTCGACGACAGCGGCCGGATGGTCGTCACCGTCACCGACACCGCCGCCGCCGCGCAGGTCCGGGCGAAGGGCGGCGTGGCCAAGCTCGTCACCCGCAGCGCCGCGCAGCTGAACGCGGCCACCGCCGAGCTCGCCCGGCTGGCCCGCATCCCCGGCACGGCCTGGTCGACCGACCCGATCACCAACCAGGTCGTGGTGACCGCCGACGACACCGTCACGGGTGCGAAGCTGGCCAAGCTCAAGGCCGTCACCGACCGCCTCGGCGACGCCGTGCGGGTGGAGAAGGTCGCGGGCACGCTCAGCCCGACCATCGCCGGCGGCGAGGCCATCTACGGCGGCGGCTCGCGCTGCTCGCTCGGGTTCAACGTGCGCAACTCGGCCGGCCAGCAGTTCTTCCTCACCGCCGGGCACTGCACCAACCTGGCCGCGAGCTGGTACGCCAGCCCAAACAACCAGAACTTCCTGGGCACGCGCGTCGGATCCAGCTTCCCCGGCAACGACTACGGCATCGTGCGTTACGACAGCTCGATCGCGCGGCCGGGCTCGGTGTACCTGTACAACGGCTCCTACCAGGACATCACCAGCGCGGCCACCCCGGCGATCAACCAGCTGGTGTACCGCAGCGGCAGCACCACCGGCGTGCGTAGCGGCCGGGTGCTCGGCCTCAACGCCACCGTCAACTACGCGCAGGGCAGCGTGTCCGGCCTCATCCGCACCAGCGTGTGCGCCCAGGGCGGGGACAGCGGCGGGTCCCTCTACGCGGGTACTGTCGCCTACGGTCTCACCTCCGGCGGCAGCGGCAACTGCACCACCGGCGGCCAGACCTACTTCCAGCCCGTCGTCGAGCCGCTGTCGGTGTACGGCGTCAGCGTCTACTGA
- a CDS encoding thiamine pyrophosphate-dependent dehydrogenase E1 component subunit alpha, translating to MSTDEDLYRTMRLIRRFEERAIELVHSGEIVGGIHPYIGQEAIAAGVCAALRDDDVITSTHRGHGHVLAKGSDPVRMLAELTGRSTGLNKGRGGSMHAADFSKGIYGANGIVGAGGAIATGAAWAAVKEGSDRVAVSFFGDGAVNQGVLLETFNLAALWRLPVLFVCENNGYATTLTIEQGVAGSITARAAAFGMPAVTVDGADARAVRDAAAEAVARGRAGGGPSFLECTAYRFDAHHTWEHKARVRYRADEEVAAGRSRDPLDVQGARLPEGARAAIDAEVEAVLTEAVAFALDSPAPDPAGALDHLYATGLRGRNGIGLFEGVR from the coding sequence ATGAGCACGGATGAGGACCTCTACCGGACCATGCGGCTGATCCGCCGGTTCGAGGAGCGCGCGATCGAGCTGGTGCACAGCGGCGAGATCGTCGGCGGCATCCACCCGTACATCGGGCAGGAGGCGATCGCGGCGGGCGTCTGCGCGGCGCTGCGCGACGACGACGTCATCACCAGCACCCACCGCGGGCACGGGCACGTGCTGGCCAAGGGATCCGACCCGGTGCGCATGCTGGCCGAGCTGACCGGCCGCTCGACCGGCCTGAACAAGGGCCGGGGCGGCTCGATGCACGCCGCGGACTTCAGCAAGGGCATCTACGGCGCCAACGGCATCGTCGGCGCGGGCGGGGCCATCGCCACCGGCGCCGCCTGGGCCGCGGTCAAGGAGGGCAGCGACCGGGTCGCGGTGAGCTTCTTCGGCGACGGCGCGGTCAATCAGGGCGTGCTGCTGGAGACGTTCAACCTGGCCGCGCTGTGGCGGCTGCCGGTGCTGTTCGTCTGCGAGAACAACGGCTACGCCACCACCCTGACCATCGAGCAGGGCGTGGCCGGGTCGATCACCGCCCGCGCGGCGGCGTTCGGCATGCCCGCGGTCACCGTCGACGGCGCCGACGCCCGCGCGGTACGCGACGCCGCCGCCGAGGCCGTCGCACGCGGCCGGGCGGGCGGCGGCCCCAGCTTCCTGGAGTGCACGGCGTATCGCTTCGACGCGCACCACACCTGGGAGCACAAGGCCCGGGTGCGCTACCGCGCCGACGAGGAGGTGGCCGCGGGCCGCTCCCGCGACCCGCTCGACGTGCAGGGCGCGCGGCTGCCCGAGGGCGCCCGCGCCGCGATCGACGCGGAGGTCGAGGCGGTGCTGACCGAGGCGGTCGCGTTCGCGCTGGACAGCCCGGCGCCCGACCCGGCCGGCGCGCTCGACCACCTCTACGCCACCGGCCTGCGGGGGCGCAACGGGATCGGACTGTTCGAGGGGGTGCGCTGA